The nucleotide window CGAGGATTCCCGTTCTCTGTAGGTGAAATCTACTGTTATTAAGGACTTGAacagataaataataaataataaatttgaataaataaatgaataaataataaatttccgtGGGAAAATTGTCAATGGGAGAATTTGTCTGGAGAATTTTTGCTGAGGGGAATTTTGCATGGGACAGAGTTTCGAGAATTATATATTTACTATTTTCCTTGCGGTTGGATTGAAATTCGGAAGACAGGAGTAATACTGGATCTGGTGGTCACCTTATAACCGATTTATATAATGTAACTAAGAAAAGTTTTTCGATCggttttctaaaaaataatattaataatatccGATTACATTCGAGTCGTGAAGtaagaatagaaaaattgattgttatttttaattttcaggagaaaattGAAGGAACGATTGGGAATTCATCAAAGACAGACCATAGGATATCAAGTACACAAAGACACAATGATAAAGGCTGGAAGTGCCACGAAGAATACTTATCAAGTTTagatggaatatttttatgtttttcatcGCAGTTAATTTAATAAAGTATATTCgttgagcaaaaaaaaattgcatcgaaataaaaaattaactaaaatTTTGCCAACGAATTTTAAAAACCATCACGGAGGCGTTTATCATAGAGTGCAAATGTGTCGAGTCTACAAAGTAATTTTCAACTTGAACAAAATGTTGATCCCATTTTTCTTCTGTAATTCAATGATCTTGGCTAAGACGAGTGACCGTACATTTATTTAGAGGAAGTATTAACTGATTAAATACAAAATGGATAAATAACTCAGAGGGGTAACATTGTATCATACTTAGATTTATTAGGTTTACGGGAAATACGTGCGGGTTGTTGTATTTCTGTGTTGCAAAGTTTGTTTCTAAGCCATAGACAATGTAAAGCCCCTGAATAGTTAATTCTACGATTATATGTACGTTTactcgaattttcattttaaaaaatgcacGCATTCAATTTATCGCTAGAATATTTcttgtaattttcaatttaataataatacatgatttatatgaaaaattcgcgtctttattgagaaaaaaaatattactgcACATTATCAGACAGCataatttcatttatcatCTCAGCCAAGTCTTTCCGTCGTGCTTTCTCCAGTGCTTGTTGTATTTTCACTTTCCAGTTGTAGTTACATCTGGATATGAATATCAGAAGGGCCTAGTGGTACATAATAACGAGATTATTCAACTTCCAAGAATTTTTAAGAACAATTTCTAGGGGTAATGatgaacaatttttgaaaaaaacttCTCTCCTATTATCAGCAGTAAAAAAAGCTCCAGATGTTTTACCTCGTAGGCTCTTTCTTTAGGGCTTAAATGAGTTTTCTCGTCAATCGCATCAATTTCGTACTCTTTGACATTCAGAAATCTGGCCACGTCTCTCCAGTACTTTCCAAGGTTTTCGCTGAGTCTCTGGAACactgaaattcaatattttaataaataaactcaattgaaaaatcaaatgtcATTGCATTTttacataataaaatatacCTTGCTCTTGAACGGCTGAGATTGGTCGACCAGATGTTGGTGGAGAAAGTGCCGTATAGGGAAAAACAGGCAGTGGTGTTTCATTAGGATAGAAATTCACAGCATGTGACTGGCTTGAGGAACCCTGGCTGGATCCCCAAACTGCTGACGATTGACGATAAGGATATTGTATATAAATTGCCcccataataattaatataaacaACGGCAAGACCGTAATCAGGGAAAATCGTTCCCTCCATCGACTACtcttcatgaataaaaaataatgtgagTGATGTGAATGACAAAAGCATTTTGATCCAGAGCATCTGTTCTCTGGAACACTGCTATGGGTTGATAACTGTTCTTCATTAACATCAAAACCCTGTGCCTCTTCGACTCgaagattgaaaatttcatgatcATCATTTCGTTCACCATAATCTCTATCACTTAACAGACATTCTGTGACACTTGTACTCACTAAATACTCACCACTGTATTTGTAATGATTGATCGGTAGCAATGGTCGTTCGTTCTTGATTTCAGCTTCGTAGCAATCTAACCTTTGTATTAAAATTGTGTCTCTGATGCACTGGATAGCAATTTGTTTCAGTGGCTCTATAGAATCGTATCTGAGAACATCACGTTTCTCCAAGATTCGCAGGAGTCCTGCGATGTCCTTAACACGAGCTCGGTCACGTTTTGAATCGATTACTCCGGAATAATACTCTTTGATCATTTCTAGAACTTCTCCGGTCACATGTGGGGCCGAAATCTCAACGAAATATTGTATCAACTCGGTGAATTTAGATTGTCttgatagaaaattttgaTGTATCAGGTCTGGTTCCATATCTCGCGTCATACTCGTTGCTTCCTCACTTCCTCGACCTTCGAGGACCAGTGAAATTTGTTATGGGAATCCCCTGTCTGTGAAGTCGTTGAGTTAATGTTCCTGGATTTTCACGAACTCTCTGATTGTCGAGCCACTTACCGGCTCAGCCAATGGCTTTCCTTGTCATTCACACACTCGTAATGAGATATTATCAGAATTCCGATGCAGACGAGTAAGTGATAACAGACGGGGATGATATTACTATTGTCACAGGTTCTTACGGTAACCGTTGTAGAGTATATGCGCCAGTGAAGCTTTGTCATGTGATTTGATTATTCTGATGATCTCTCATTTTTGTCTGGATTCTCATTGTGTCTGTCGTGAATTGTGATACAAAGATGACAGACCCCAGGGAACAAGTTCTCGCAGGTGACCAGCCCACTGTCTTACCGACGGATACGTTCACCATTGTAATTCATGCACCACCGCTACAAAATATTGCGGTTGAAACCGCTCCCATAATAGTTACCAATCTCCCCTATAATTTTTGCAAGTAGTCTATCTCTAACATGATCCACATGAAATTGTAAAAGTGTATAACTTTTTTGATAATTCCATTGTACTTCACGTTTTTTTCGGGCTTTCCATGACCGATCGCCATGTTTTCCAGTCCAATTTCTCTCCTGAAAGTTGACTCACACCCCacgtcaaaaaaatatttttctacgccTCCCCCGAGACCTGTTTGTACGCCCCTGAACTTATCGTGCAATATCGTTGTATTTCGTGCATAACTTGCGGAAAAACTCAGTGGACTCCATTGTGTACATcagctgtttttttttgcaactcCAAAAATTCACTTCACCACCACCGCCTCTTCTGACGATCTCACATTGACAAAATTTGCAAGTTATcacgaattgtttatttttagtatcaaaaatattcttgCAAAACTTGTTGTGAGGATGGGGGGTCTTGGTCGAACTACGTTTGTAGTCATTGGTGAAAAATCTGCCACTCATTTTCCCTCGGTGTAACGACCCAGAGGGAtcctctttatttttattatcctcTGAATTTGTTTTTGTGCTTGGAACAGACAGTGGAATTTTCTTGAATGAAGTTCGAATCATTCAAGTTATTGATGGATTGagtttgaaataaatattttatttatttctcatttggTGGAGTGTTATCTTCAGTTCAGGTGAATAATATCAACAATGACGAGAACAAAGCCCCATATTTTCCACGATATTTATACCCAGCCATATGATTACGGAGTCCGGACAAAGCTTTATTCCAGCAGTAAAggtaaataatattatttatttataattttccattgaactgatcaattatttcaattttattctatCGTCGGTTGTGCATCATCTCGAGGACCAAGCGAGCAATCGTTAAGGGAAATGTTAACaacttttataaataatttaatttcctaTGACAATCGTTTGCTCATGTTGAATGTACCAGTTGTCGTACGCGACCAGTGATTGAACAAATGCAGACAAtcgtcattgaaaaaatagtaaacGTCACGAAATTAACTGTTTTTCCTTTCTAAAAAGCAGAACCAGGTTCATGAATG belongs to Diachasmimorpha longicaudata isolate KC_UGA_2023 chromosome 10, iyDiaLong2, whole genome shotgun sequence and includes:
- the LOC135166610 gene encoding uncharacterized protein LOC135166610 isoform X1, which encodes MTRDMEPDLIHQNFLSRQSKFTELIQYFVEISAPHVTGEVLEMIKEYYSGVIDSKRDRARVKDIAGLLRILEKRDVLRYDSIEPLKQIAIQCIRDTILIQRLDCYEAEIKNERPLLPINHYKYSGEYLVSTSVTECLLSDRDYGERNDDHEIFNLRVEEAQGFDVNEEQLSTHSSVPENRCSGSKCFCHSHHSHYFLFMKSSRWRERFSLITVLPLFILIIMGAIYIQYPYRQSSAVWGSSQGSSSQSHAVNFYPNETPLPVFPYTALSPPTSGRPISAVQEQVFQRLSENLGKYWRDVARFLNVKEYEIDAIDEKTHLSPKERAYEALLIFISRCNYNWKVKIQQALEKARRKDLAEMINEIMLSDNVQ
- the LOC135166610 gene encoding fas-associated death domain protein isoform X3; the protein is MTRDMEPDLIHQNFLSRQSKFTELIQYFVEISAPHVTGEVLEMIKEYYSGVIDSKRDRARVKDIAGLLRILEKRDVLRYDSIEPLKQIAIQCIRDTILIQRLDCYEAEIKNERPLLPINHYKYSVWGSSQGSSSQSHAVNFYPNETPLPVFPYTALSPPTSGRPISAVQEQVFQRLSENLGKYWRDVARFLNVKEYEIDAIDEKTHLSPKERAYEALLIFISRCNYNWKVKIQQALEKARRKDLAEMINEIMLSDNVQ
- the LOC135166610 gene encoding fas-associated death domain protein isoform X2, coding for MTRDMEPDLIHQNFLSRQSKFTELIQYFVEISAPHVTGEVLEMIKEYYSGVIDSKRDRARVKDIAGLLRILEKRDVLRYDSIEPLKQIAIQCIRDTILIQRLDCYEAEIKNERPLLPINHYKYSAVWGSSQGSSSQSHAVNFYPNETPLPVFPYTALSPPTSGRPISAVQEQVFQRLSENLGKYWRDVARFLNVKEYEIDAIDEKTHLSPKERAYEALLIFISRCNYNWKVKIQQALEKARRKDLAEMINEIMLSDNVQ